The genomic window CACTACCAGCTGGAGCAGGTCGGCATCACCGGCCTCACCCCGGACAGCGAGCCCTCCCCGCAGCGCCTCGCCGAGGTGGCCAGGGAGGCCCGGGAGCACCGCGCCACCACCATCTTCTTCGAGACCCTGGTCAGCCCGAAGGTCGCCGAGACCGTGGCCCGCGAGGTCGGGGCGAAGACTGCCGTGCTCGACCCGATCGAGGGCCCACCCGCCGACGGGGACTACCTGTCGGCGATGCGCGCCAACCTCCAGACCCTGCGAACCGCGTTGGACTGCTCATGAACGCACCCGTGATCCAGGTCGACCACGCCGCCGTCGGCTACGACGGCCGCCCCGTGCTGCGGGACGTCTCGCTGACCGTCACCGCCGGCGAGGTGGTCGCCGTGCTCGGCGCCAACGGCTCCGGCAAGTCCACCCTGATCCGCGCGGTGCTCGGGCTGGTCCCGCTCAGCGCCGGGTCGGTCACCCTCTTCCACACCCCGCAGCGCCGCTTCCGGCAGTGGCACCGGATCGGGTACGTCCCGCAGCGGCTCGGCGCCGGCAGCGGCGTACCGGCCACGGTGGGCGAGGTGGTGGCCTCGGGGCGGCTGGCCCGCCGGGGCGTCCTGCGGCCGGCGAGGCGCGCGGACCGCGAGGCGGTGGCCGCCGCGCTGCGCGCCGTCGGGCTCGCCGACCGGGCCGGTGACCCGGTCGCCACCCTCTCCGGCGGCCAGCAGCAGCGCACCCTGATCGCCCGGGCCCTGGCCGGCGAACCCGAGCTGCTGGTGCTGGACGAGCCGACCGCCGGGGTCGACGCGGAGAGCCAGGAGGCGTTCGCCGCGGCGCTGCGCGGCTTCCTCGCCGGCGGCGGGACCGTGCTGCTGGTCGCCCACGAGCTGGGTCCGCTGCGACCGTTGATCAGCCGGGCGGTCGTCGTGCACGAGGGTGGCATCTGCCACGACGGCGCGGTGCCGGAGCCGGCCGGGCACCACGCGGAGCCCGACCACGACCACGTGCACCCGCACTGCGACGAGGAGCCCGCCGGGCTGTGGAGCATCTGACATGGACCTCTTCCAGTACGACTTCATGCTGCGCGCCCTGGTCGGCGCGCTGGTCATCGGGCTGGCCGCGCCGGCGCTCGGCATCTACCTGGTGCAGCGGCGGCTG from Micromonospora kangleipakensis includes these protein-coding regions:
- a CDS encoding metal ABC transporter ATP-binding protein — protein: MNAPVIQVDHAAVGYDGRPVLRDVSLTVTAGEVVAVLGANGSGKSTLIRAVLGLVPLSAGSVTLFHTPQRRFRQWHRIGYVPQRLGAGSGVPATVGEVVASGRLARRGVLRPARRADREAVAAALRAVGLADRAGDPVATLSGGQQQRTLIARALAGEPELLVLDEPTAGVDAESQEAFAAALRGFLAGGGTVLLVAHELGPLRPLISRAVVVHEGGICHDGAVPEPAGHHAEPDHDHVHPHCDEEPAGLWSI